One segment of Magnetospirillum sp. WYHS-4 DNA contains the following:
- a CDS encoding methyl-accepting chemotaxis protein encodes MNFKSLSAKIVAAVFLLVAVAFVADLVIARQINRSVNDEAGRLVAEMSAAIEKKDSQLQELMKGSLGLQENKLEQSHTLTEMRETLKTEREESRLRGLHRGISSSVVTLVRNAMMTGEASQAQAIMETLLENPAIASISLWRVDGTLAFHDNKTIDDVNKRMGGDAFKKRKVEPAVTIPAERGRVLKEAVSSRSADLALDGEVERNGGRMAVAYAYQILENTEECQGCHGDENVPRGVVEVALSREELARLKTETDSRMAALTAQQKVDLETLEGASRKAIADTSAESKAVADRIAEVRAHLVDLQASAGTWSLLSKMGFFVVAVVVLVLVLRGLLSRPLNAMSEAMHRLADGDNSVSVPGKGRGDEIGDMAAAVEVFKTNALKLAHISAGQEAQHRRDQRKLQSEMLALTNALDEEVREAIAAVMKEAETMHQAAVDMGRAMTITEGVSEAAAGAAHDASASVDAVASAAEDLTLSIQQIGQQVAKSTQIADRAVSEAQSTDAKIQGLARAAQKIGEVVDLITDIAEQTNLLALNATIEAARAGEAGKGFAVVASEVKNLANQTAKATEEIGAQIGGIQTATRDAVTAIQGIGTVIGQINEITTAIAAAVGKQAAATASISSNAQEAARSTQETTSNIGEVSQTTGETSRHSRSVEQSAEQVRGRVQQMEITLDGIMHAVTDEEERKRNRRHTVNVACSLSMGGENMVCLLQDVSIGGAVVIDRSLRGARGAALEIEIPDVGRLPGMIVATTQHSSHLRVDLDDEQAGRLDAFIQKRART; translated from the coding sequence ATGAATTTCAAGTCCCTGAGCGCCAAGATCGTCGCCGCCGTCTTCCTGCTGGTGGCGGTGGCTTTCGTCGCCGATCTGGTGATCGCCCGCCAGATCAACCGGTCGGTCAACGACGAGGCGGGGCGCTTGGTGGCGGAGATGAGTGCCGCCATCGAGAAGAAGGACTCCCAGCTTCAGGAACTGATGAAGGGGTCCCTGGGCCTGCAGGAAAACAAGCTGGAGCAGTCCCACACCCTGACCGAGATGCGCGAGACCCTGAAGACGGAGCGCGAGGAAAGCCGTCTTCGCGGTCTGCATCGCGGCATTTCGTCCAGCGTCGTCACCCTGGTGCGCAACGCCATGATGACCGGCGAGGCCAGCCAGGCCCAGGCGATCATGGAAACGCTCCTGGAAAATCCGGCCATCGCCTCGATCAGCCTGTGGCGGGTCGACGGCACCTTGGCCTTCCACGACAACAAGACCATCGACGACGTCAACAAGCGCATGGGTGGCGATGCCTTCAAGAAGCGTAAGGTCGAGCCGGCGGTCACCATCCCCGCCGAAAGGGGCAGGGTGTTGAAGGAGGCAGTCTCCTCGCGTAGCGCCGACCTGGCCCTGGATGGCGAGGTGGAAAGGAACGGCGGCAGGATGGCGGTCGCCTACGCCTATCAGATCCTGGAAAATACCGAGGAATGCCAAGGCTGCCACGGCGATGAAAACGTTCCGCGCGGCGTGGTGGAAGTCGCGCTGTCGCGGGAAGAACTGGCCCGTCTCAAGACCGAGACCGATTCGCGCATGGCGGCGCTCACCGCTCAGCAGAAGGTCGACCTGGAAACGCTGGAAGGCGCCAGCCGCAAGGCGATCGCCGACACCTCCGCCGAGTCCAAGGCGGTCGCGGACCGCATTGCCGAGGTGCGTGCCCACCTCGTCGACCTGCAGGCGAGCGCCGGAACTTGGAGCCTGTTGTCCAAGATGGGCTTCTTCGTGGTCGCCGTGGTGGTGCTGGTGCTGGTGCTGCGTGGCCTGTTGAGTCGGCCGCTCAACGCCATGTCCGAAGCCATGCATCGGCTGGCGGACGGGGATAATTCCGTCTCGGTGCCCGGCAAGGGGCGGGGGGACGAGATCGGCGACATGGCCGCGGCGGTCGAGGTCTTCAAGACCAACGCGCTCAAGCTCGCCCATATCTCGGCGGGCCAGGAGGCCCAGCACCGTCGCGATCAGCGCAAGCTGCAAAGCGAAATGCTGGCGCTGACCAATGCCCTCGACGAGGAGGTGCGCGAGGCCATCGCCGCCGTGATGAAGGAAGCGGAGACCATGCATCAGGCGGCCGTCGACATGGGCCGCGCCATGACGATCACCGAAGGTGTTTCGGAAGCGGCGGCCGGTGCAGCCCACGATGCCTCGGCCAGTGTCGATGCGGTAGCTTCGGCGGCTGAGGATCTGACCCTTTCGATCCAGCAGATCGGCCAGCAGGTGGCCAAGTCCACCCAGATCGCCGACCGGGCGGTGTCGGAGGCGCAAAGCACCGACGCCAAGATCCAGGGCCTGGCTCGCGCCGCCCAGAAGATCGGCGAGGTGGTAGACCTGATTACCGACATCGCCGAACAGACCAACTTGCTGGCGCTCAACGCCACCATCGAAGCGGCGCGCGCCGGCGAGGCGGGCAAGGGATTTGCCGTGGTGGCCTCCGAGGTGAAGAATCTGGCCAACCAGACCGCCAAGGCCACCGAGGAGATCGGCGCTCAGATCGGCGGCATCCAGACGGCGACCCGCGATGCGGTGACGGCGATCCAGGGTATCGGCACCGTCATCGGCCAGATCAACGAGATTACCACCGCCATCGCCGCGGCAGTCGGAAAGCAGGCGGCGGCCACCGCCTCGATCAGCAGCAACGCCCAGGAAGCGGCGCGCAGCACCCAGGAGACCACCTCCAACATCGGCGAGGTCTCGCAGACCACCGGGGAAACCAGCCGCCATTCCCGCTCCGTCGAACAGTCGGCCGAGCAGGTGCGCGGTCGCGTGCAGCAAATGGAGATCACTCTGGACGGGATCATGCATGCGGTCACCGACGAGGAAGAGAGGAAGCGCAACCGGCGCCATACGGTGAACGTGGCGTGCAGCCTCTCCATGGGTGGCGAGAATATGGTCTGCCTGTTGCAGGACGTTTCCATCGGCGGGGCGGTGGTGATCGACCGGTCGCTGCGGGGCGCGCGCGGCGCGGCTCTCGAAATAGAAATTCCGGATGTGGGCAGGCTGCCCGGGATGATCGTCGCCACCACCCAGCATTCCAGTCATCTGCGGGTGGATTTGGACGATGAGCAGGCCGGGCGGCTGGATGCCTTCATCCAGAAGCGCGCCCGCACCTGA
- a CDS encoding glycosyltransferase, which translates to MRDAELLEQIQAGDAAAMNAAEARASAEPDRTAAMARILVERGRRLEARRLLMPLLAAHPWHAAAWVAMAEAQRSVDRIGESLEAWWRATQSDPGLAEAHFGFAALLAYVGDSDLALVSFRRALELMPDSPQVHSSYLVAMQYTSGVGREDIAAEHRRWAAKFAPTLPPRPELRDPDPERRLRIGLVSGDFRFHALEHFFLEPLRQRSRDRWEAICYSNTPVTDNSTRAFQSAADAWRDVTTLDDDEMFDLIRADGIDLLVDLNGQTRGNRLPVFAKRAAPIQVSWMDYVHSTGLAAMDALIVDRHLVTPEDEPLYAEPIFRLPDDAICFYPLPYLPAVTPPPHRRRGHVTFGCFNMPQKIGPAAVAAWARVLHRVPGSRILLKASEFRHAWVQNRYRRLFAGHGIGMERLEFQGGGAHPDFVAGYGGVDIALDPFPYSGGLNTCEALWMGVPVITFAGDRQGSRLAASHLHNAGLPELVAPDSETAIDLAVSLAGEPDRLKAYREELRPTMAASPLCDVPRFIRNFEAILRDLWRKACTS; encoded by the coding sequence GTGCGAGACGCGGAACTCCTTGAACAGATCCAGGCCGGGGACGCGGCAGCCATGAATGCCGCGGAGGCTCGGGCATCGGCCGAGCCCGACCGGACGGCCGCCATGGCCCGAATCCTCGTCGAACGGGGACGGCGGCTGGAAGCGCGCCGCCTCCTCATGCCGCTCCTCGCCGCCCATCCCTGGCATGCGGCCGCCTGGGTGGCGATGGCCGAGGCCCAGCGGTCCGTCGACCGGATCGGCGAGAGCCTCGAAGCCTGGTGGCGGGCCACCCAGTCCGATCCCGGCTTGGCCGAGGCCCATTTCGGCTTTGCGGCCTTGCTGGCTTATGTGGGCGACTCGGATCTGGCGCTGGTCTCTTTTCGACGAGCCCTGGAGTTGATGCCCGACTCCCCGCAGGTCCACAGCAGTTATCTGGTGGCCATGCAGTACACCTCGGGCGTAGGGCGGGAAGACATCGCGGCGGAGCACCGCCGTTGGGCGGCCAAGTTCGCTCCCACCCTCCCGCCCCGCCCGGAGCTGCGAGATCCCGATCCGGAGCGGCGGCTGCGGATCGGCTTGGTTTCGGGGGATTTCCGATTCCATGCCCTGGAGCACTTCTTCCTGGAACCCTTGCGTCAAAGGTCCCGCGACCGCTGGGAAGCCATCTGCTATTCGAACACCCCGGTCACCGACAACTCGACAAGGGCCTTCCAGTCCGCCGCCGATGCCTGGCGCGATGTCACGACCCTGGATGACGACGAGATGTTCGACCTCATCCGCGCCGACGGGATCGACCTGCTCGTCGACCTCAATGGACAGACCCGGGGCAATCGCCTGCCGGTCTTCGCAAAGCGGGCGGCGCCCATCCAGGTTTCCTGGATGGACTATGTCCATTCGACCGGCCTGGCCGCCATGGATGCCTTGATCGTCGACCGCCATCTCGTGACTCCGGAAGATGAGCCCCTGTATGCCGAACCCATCTTCCGCCTGCCCGACGATGCCATCTGTTTTTATCCCCTGCCCTACCTTCCCGCGGTGACTCCGCCGCCGCATCGGCGCCGCGGCCACGTCACCTTCGGCTGTTTCAACATGCCCCAGAAGATCGGCCCCGCCGCCGTCGCCGCCTGGGCCCGGGTCCTGCACAGGGTTCCCGGATCGAGAATCCTGTTGAAGGCCAGCGAATTCCGGCATGCCTGGGTGCAGAATCGCTACCGGCGCCTGTTCGCCGGCCACGGCATCGGCATGGAGCGTCTGGAATTCCAGGGTGGCGGCGCCCATCCCGATTTCGTCGCCGGCTACGGCGGCGTCGATATCGCCCTCGATCCGTTCCCTTATTCGGGGGGGCTGAACACCTGCGAGGCGCTATGGATGGGCGTTCCGGTCATCACCTTCGCCGGAGACCGCCAGGGAAGCCGACTCGCGGCAAGCCACCTCCACAACGCCGGCCTGCCCGAACTCGTCGCCCCCGACTCGGAAACGGCCATCGATCTTGCGGTATCCCTGGCCGGAGAACCGGATCGCCTGAAGGCCTACCGCGAGGAGTTGCGGCCCACCATGGCGGCTTCTCCCCTCTGCGACGTTCCCCGGTTCATCCGGAATTTCGAAGCGATCTTGCGCGACCTGTGGCGGAAGGCCTGCACGTCATGA
- a CDS encoding SCP2 sterol-binding domain-containing protein has protein sequence MTVAKPSPMPPPLTPFLLAGLALRPLPPAALQPALDFAMRAIQRRHPGLFDRLSGVGDPAFLIVPTDLPFVFLLKPDALLPSLRVFADVEGLEADATIRGPLLTLIQLLEGKIDGDAMFFARDLTIEGDTGAVVALRNAVDGAEIEVLEDVLAFLGPLAVPARLAVGGVTGLFQRAAADLETLRSALIAPALRRAEAQAAEIREIKQQVAGLNGRESRRLPTARVPSRTKRLPVASS, from the coding sequence ATGACCGTCGCCAAGCCGAGTCCCATGCCGCCGCCCCTGACGCCCTTCCTTCTGGCGGGGCTGGCCCTGCGCCCCCTGCCGCCGGCCGCGCTACAGCCGGCGCTGGACTTCGCCATGCGGGCGATCCAGCGGCGCCATCCCGGCCTGTTCGACCGCCTGTCGGGCGTGGGCGATCCGGCTTTCCTGATCGTGCCCACCGATTTGCCCTTTGTTTTCCTGCTGAAGCCCGATGCCCTGTTGCCTTCCTTGCGAGTCTTCGCCGATGTCGAGGGGCTGGAAGCCGATGCCACCATCCGCGGCCCCCTGCTTACGCTGATCCAACTTCTGGAGGGCAAGATCGACGGCGATGCCATGTTCTTCGCCCGCGATCTGACCATCGAAGGCGACACCGGTGCCGTGGTGGCCCTGCGCAATGCGGTCGACGGCGCCGAAATCGAGGTGCTGGAAGACGTCCTGGCCTTTCTCGGCCCTCTGGCCGTGCCTGCGCGCTTGGCGGTGGGTGGCGTGACTGGCCTGTTCCAACGGGCGGCGGCCGACCTGGAGACCTTGCGCAGCGCCCTCATCGCTCCCGCCTTGCGGCGTGCCGAGGCCCAGGCGGCCGAAATCCGCGAGATCAAGCAGCAGGTCGCCGGCCTCAACGGCCGCGAATCCCGCCGCCTGCCCACCGCCCGGGTTCCCTCCCGCACCAAGCGCCTGCCCGTCGCTTCTTCCTGA